From Aspergillus fumigatus Af293 chromosome 5, whole genome shotgun sequence, a single genomic window includes:
- a CDS encoding RNA recognition motif domain-containing protein translates to MSAAAENQADNKAPTTTEATNGTAPAPAQATDAAAVSADEGRRLYIGNLAYATTEGELKEFFKNYKIESTSIPVNPRTNRPVGYAFVDLATAHEATAAIEELSGKEILQRKVSVQLARKPEPAEAKAEGAASGGEGASGTEGRKRTGGRARGRGRGRGRGGRFGRGGRNGSATNEAPTNVPGQVEPQTEVANEATNAGAAESSKQAGKPRAPRPQKQRGPPEDGIPSKTKVMVANLPYDLTEDKLKEIFADYQPVSAKIALRPIPRFMIKKLQARNERRKGRGFGFVTLGSEELQEKAVKEMNGKEIEGREIAVKVAIDSPGKEDDAVPTGEQTEAAAPAAKEQENTPPAAA, encoded by the exons ATGTCTGCTGCCGCCGAGAACCAAGCCGACAACAAGGCCCCTACCACCACTGAGGCCACCAACGGTActgctcctgctccggcTCAGGCCACCGATGCTGCGGCGGTCAGTGCCGATGAGGGACGTCGGCTGTATATTGGGAACCTCGCTTACGCGACCACTGAGGGGGAGCTCAAGGAGTTCTTTAAGAACTACAAGAT CGAAAGCACCTCCATTCCTGTGAATCCCCGCACTAACCGCCCTGTCGGCTATGCGTTTGTGGATCTCGCCACTGCTCACGAGGCCACTGCTGCGATCGAGGAACTCTCCGGAAAGGAGATTCTTCAGCGCAAGGTCTCTGTTCAGCTGGCCCGCAAGCCAGAGCCTGCCGAGGCTAAGGCGGAGGGTGCTGCAAGTGGCGGTGAGGGCGCCAGTGGCACTGAAGGTCGCAAGCGGACAGGTGGCCGTGCCCGTGGTCGCGGTCGCGGCCGTGGCCGTGGAGGTCGCTTCGGTCGTGGAGGTCGC AACGGCTCCGCTACTAATGAGGCTCCCACCAACGTTCCCGGTCAGGTTGAACCTCAGACAGAGGTCGCCAACGAGGCTACAAATGCCGGTGCTGCCGAGTCCTCTAAGCAGGCTGGCAAGCCTCGTGCTCCTCGTCCTCAGAAGCAGCGCGGCCCCCCCGAGGATGGCATTCcttccaagaccaaggtCATGGTAGCTAACCTGCCCTATGATTTGACCGAGGACAAG ctcaaggaaatcTTTGCCGATTACCAACCTGTTTCCGCCAAGATCGCCCTGCGTCCCATTCCTCGTTTCATGATCAAGAAGCTCCAGGCTCGCAACGAGCGTCGTAAGGGTCGTGGCTTTGGTTTCGTCACTCTCGGCTCTGAAGAACTCCAGGAGAAGGCTGTCAAGGAGATGAATggcaaggagattgagggTCGTGAGATTGCCGTCAAGGTCGCCATCGACAGTCCCGGCAAGGAGGATGACGCCGTTCCCACGGGTGAGCAGACTGAGGCTGCCGCTCCTGCTGCtaaggagcaggagaacaCTCCCCCAGCTGCTGCTTAA